AAGAAAATTATAGAGAATAGTATAGAAAAGGAGAAATGATTTTATGGACTACAAGAAAATCTCGGAAAAAGTATTAGAAATTTTGGGCGGTAAGCAAAATATCTTATCTAATGCTGTTTGTATGACAAGATTAAGAGTTGAATTGAAAGATTCAAGTATAGTTGATGTCAAAGAATTGAAAAATGTTGATGGAGTTTTGGGAGTTAAAGAAGGAGAAAATTTACAAATTATTTTTGGACCAGGTAAAGTTAATCGTATAGGTGAAGAATTTTCAAAACTTACAAATATTTCTTTGGGTCAAGTCGAAGTTGAAGAATTAGCTAAGACTAATAAGCAAAAAAATAAAGAAAAACATAATGGTGTCGTACAAAGATTTCTACAAAGAATAGCTAATATTTTTGTTCCATTATTACCTGGAATAATTTCAGCAGGTTTAATAATGGGTCTATGTAATGTAGTTAATGTAAGTACAAAAGGAGCATTTGCTACAAGTTGGTGGTTTTTAGCTATACAAAGTTTAGGTTATTGTATGTTTGCATATTTATCAATTTTTGTTGGTATGAATGCTTGTAGAGAATTTGGAGGTAGCTATATTTTAGGTGGAGTTTTAGGTGGAATATTCGTTGCTTCTAAAGGTTTACCTTTAATGAAAGAAGGAGTAATTTTACCACTTACAGCCAAAGCTTATGCACCAGGTATGGGAGGACTAATAGCTTCATTAATAATGGGTATAATTGCAGCAAAATTAGAAAAAAATGTTCGTAAGATTGTTCCTACAATATTAGATACTTTCTTTACACCGATTATAACATTAATAATTAGTGTGTTTATAGCTGTATTAATAATACAACCTTTAGGTACAGGAATAACACATGCAATATTTGGTTTACTAGACTTTATTTATACTAAATTAGGTTTTGTAGGAGGTTATGTTTTATCTGCTGGTTTCTTACCTTTAGTTGCTGTTGGTTTACACCAAGCATTAACACCAATACATGTACTTCTTAATAATCCAGATGGACCAACACATGGTATAAATTATCTGTTGCCTATATTAATGATGGCAGGTGGTGGACAAGTCGGTGCAGGATTTGCTATTTATCTAAAAACAAAGAATAAAAAATTAAAGAATTTAACTCGTGATGCTTTACCAGTAGGAATATTAGGTATAGGAGAACCATTAATGTATGCTGTTACATTACCATTAGGAATGCCATTTATTACAGCTTGTTTAGGTTCTGGTTTTGGGGGCTTATTAGCTTCAATATTTCATTTAGGAACAATTAGTGTTGGTGTTTCAGGATTATTTGGACTATTAATCGTTGTTCCTGGAACATGGATATATTTCATAATCTCAATGCTTGGGGCATATATAGGAGGTTTTGTATTAACATATTTATTTGGTGTAAATGAAGAAAGAATTGAGGAAATATATGGTGAATAATATTGAATTTGGAATATCAATATATTTATCTACAAATATTGAAATGAATTCAGAATATTTATTAAAAGCAAAAGAAGTTAATTCTTCTTTTGTTTTTACTACCATTAATATGCCAGAAGAAAATGATGAATTAAAAAAAGATATAAGTAAAGTAGTGGAACTATGTAAAAAAAATAAAATGAAATTAATAGTTGATATTAATGCAAATAGCAAAAAGTATATTAAAGATTATGAAAATGTTTATTATAGGATAGATGATGGACTTAGTAATGATGAGATTATAGCTTTAGCTAAAAATAATTATGTTGTATTAAATAGCACTACTTTAGATGAAGAAGATTTGAAATATTTTAAATTAAAAGGTGTAGATTTTTCAAAATTGTATAGTCTTCATAATTACTATCCTAAGGTTTATACTGGAGTGTCTTTAAAATTTTTAAAAAAAAGAAATGAAATTTACAAAAAATATGGCTTAAAAACCATGGCATTTATACCTGGGGATTTAAAAAGAGGACCTATATTTAAAGGTTTACCTACTGTAGAAGAACATCGCTATATGGATATTTTACAAGCAAGTTTGGAATTAATTGCTAATGATACTGATGTTATTTTACTAGGAGATTTAAATATTAAAGAAGAAAATTGGGAAAGATTAAAATATTTATTAAAAGGAATTGTACCTTTGAGAATAAATAAAAATATTTTGAAAAATAGGATTTTTGAGAATAGAAAAGATTATTCTAATTATGTAGTAAGAAATATTAAAAGGGATATAGTTTTAGATACTATTGTTGAGATTGATAAAAATATAGAAAAGGGAGATATTTTAGTAACGGATGAAAAGGGTTTGCGTTACAAGGGAGATCTTGAAATAGCATTAAAAAATTTGAATAAATTAAATGATGGAAGAAGAATTGTTGCTTCAGTCATAGACAAAGATAAGGGTTTATTAGATTATTTGTCAATTATTAATAAATTTATATTTATATAAGGAG
Above is a genomic segment from Sneathia sanguinegens containing:
- a CDS encoding PTS transporter subunit EIIC, producing the protein MDYKKISEKVLEILGGKQNILSNAVCMTRLRVELKDSSIVDVKELKNVDGVLGVKEGENLQIIFGPGKVNRIGEEFSKLTNISLGQVEVEELAKTNKQKNKEKHNGVVQRFLQRIANIFVPLLPGIISAGLIMGLCNVVNVSTKGAFATSWWFLAIQSLGYCMFAYLSIFVGMNACREFGGSYILGGVLGGIFVASKGLPLMKEGVILPLTAKAYAPGMGGLIASLIMGIIAAKLEKNVRKIVPTILDTFFTPIITLIISVFIAVLIIQPLGTGITHAIFGLLDFIYTKLGFVGGYVLSAGFLPLVAVGLHQALTPIHVLLNNPDGPTHGINYLLPILMMAGGGQVGAGFAIYLKTKNKKLKNLTRDALPVGILGIGEPLMYAVTLPLGMPFITACLGSGFGGLLASIFHLGTISVGVSGLFGLLIVVPGTWIYFIISMLGAYIGGFVLTYLFGVNEERIEEIYGE
- a CDS encoding MupG family TIM beta-alpha barrel fold protein, producing the protein MVNNIEFGISIYLSTNIEMNSEYLLKAKEVNSSFVFTTINMPEENDELKKDISKVVELCKKNKMKLIVDINANSKKYIKDYENVYYRIDDGLSNDEIIALAKNNYVVLNSTTLDEEDLKYFKLKGVDFSKLYSLHNYYPKVYTGVSLKFLKKRNEIYKKYGLKTMAFIPGDLKRGPIFKGLPTVEEHRYMDILQASLELIANDTDVILLGDLNIKEENWERLKYLLKGIVPLRINKNILKNRIFENRKDYSNYVVRNIKRDIVLDTIVEIDKNIEKGDILVTDEKGLRYKGDLEIALKNLNKLNDGRRIVASVIDKDKGLLDYLSIINKFIFI